Genomic DNA from Peribacillus simplex:
TCCGATTTGGATGAAGCTTCGGATCGCGTCATCGCTGGACCTGCCAAGAAAAACCGTGTCATTTCCAAAAAGGAAAGAAATATCGTGGCGTGGCATGAAGCAGGCCATACCATTATTGGATTGGTTCTGGATGATGCCGAGGTCGTTCATAAAGTTACGATCGTCCCTCGTGGTCAAGCTGGCGGTTATGCAGTTATGCTGCCGAAAGAAGATCGTTTCTTCATGACGGAACCTGAGCTTAAAGATAAAATCGTAGGGCTATTGGGTGGCCGTGTAGCCGAAGAAGTTACATTCGGAGAAGTGAGTACCGGTGCGCATAACGATTTCCAACGTGCAACGGGCATAGCCCGGAGCATGGTTATGGAATATGGCATGAGTAAACTCGGACCACTTCAATTCGGTAATTCACAAGGTCAGGTCTTCCTAGGCCGGGATTTCAACAATGATCAAAACTATTCGGATGCAATAGCATATGAAATTGATCTTGAAATTCAACGTATCATCAAGGAAGCTTACGAAAGATGTAAGACGATTCTTACTGAAAATCGTGAAAAACTTGATTTGGTTGCAAAAACCCTGCTTGAAGTGGAAACACTTGATGCTGAACAAATCAAAAGTTTATTCCATAATGGTAAATTGCCGGAACGTGATTATACAGCCCTTAATGGGAATTTAACCACTGATGAGAATGTCAAGGTTAACATCAATACGAAGAAGGAAGAAAAAGAGGCCTTATTAGATCCATTGGATAAGAGAGGACCTGAGGACCTTGAAATAACGGAGGAAGGATTGAATACCCCTCCAATCAAAGAAGGTGCTCCTCAAGATCAGCCGCTTTCCTTCCCGAACGAAGATGACAATAAAAAGTCTTAAGTTGACTGAATTCAAAAGGGTATTTCCGCCTCGGAAATACCCTTTTCTTAACTCTTGAATTAATTATGATGAATTTTCTGGGGAACCTTTCGAAAAGTGCGACTAATAGCGTGGTAAAATAACAGTGTGGTATGATGTTGGAGAATAATTTACCGGAGTGATGAAACGATGATTTTTGTATTGGATGTTGGGAATACGAATACTGTATTAGGCGTATACGATGAAGATATTTTAAAATATCATTGGCGAATTGAGACTAACCGTCACAAGACAGAAGATGAGTATGGAATGGTCATAAAGTCTTTGCTGCAACATGAAGATCTTTCGTTTGATCAATTTGATGGAATCATCATTTCTTCGGTAGTTCCGCCAATTATGTTTGCGCTTGAACGCATGTGCAAAAAATACTTTGGTATTAAACCGCTTATAGTTGGACCTGGAATAAAAACTGGCTTGAATATTAAATACGAAAATCCGCGTGAGGTGGGTGCGGACCGAATCGTGAATGCCGTTGCAGGCATTCAGGAATATGGAAGCCCTCTCATTATCGTGGACTTTGGCACGGCAACTACATATTGCTATATAAATGAGGATAAACAGTACATGGGCGGAGCCATTGCTCCAGGGATAAATATTTCTACTGAGGCACTTTATTCAAAGGCGGCCAAACTTCCAAGAATAGAAATCAGCCGGCCAGAAGGGATTATTGGGAAAAATACGGTGTCCGCCATGCAGTCTGGTATTTTGTATGGGTATGTTGGACAGGTAGAAGGAATCGTTAATCGAATTAAGGCGCAAAGTAATTTAGAACCAACGGTAATAGCAACGGGTGGATTGGCTACCTTAATTGCCAATGAGTCTACTGTGATTGACGTAGTGGAGCCATTTTTGACCTTGAAGGGGTTGCAGTTGATCTATAAACGTAATCGTGAGCAAGTGAAGAAGTAACAAAAAGCATGAAAGGAGCAAAATAAATGAAGGATTATCTAATAAAGGCATTAGGTTATGAAGGACAGGTTCGGGCATATGCTGTTTCAACAACAGACACGGTAGGTGAAGCCCAGCGGCGCCATTATACATGGCCTACTGCTTCAGCTGCCCTTGGACGGGCGATGACGGCAGGCGTTATGATGGGCGGAATGTTAAAAGGTGAAGAAAAGCTGACGATTAAAATCGAGGGCGGTGGACCGATTGGTTCCATCCTGGTCGACAGCAATGCAAAGGGGGAAGTCCGCGGATATGTGACTCACCCGCAAACCCACTTTGATTTGAATGAGCAAGGAAAGCTGGATGTAAGGAAAGCGGTGGGTACAGATGGATTGTTGACTGTTATCAAAGATATCGGTCTTCGTGATTACTTTTCAGGTCAGGTACCGCTTGTATCGGGAGAATTAGGTGAAGATTTCACTTATTACTTTGTTACTTCCGAACAGGTGCCTTCATCTGTGGGGGTTGGGGTCCTGGTGAATCCGGATAATTCAATCCTTGCAGCGGGTGGATTCATCATCCAGTTGATGCCTGGTACATCCGAAGATACGATTTCAAAAATCGAAAATCGACTAAGCACGATAACGCCTGTTTCTAAGATGATTCAAAGCGGCATGACTCCAGAAGAAATCCTAACCGAAATTTTAGGCGAGGGCAATGTGAATATACTAGAAAAAATGGATGTCCAATTCTCCTGTCAATGTTCTAGGGAAAGAATTGCAAATGCATTGATTAGCCTGGGGCAAGCTGAGATTAGGGATATCATTGAGACAGAGGGACAAGCGGAGGCACATTGTCATTTTTGTAATCAGACCTACCAATTCTCGAAGGAAGAACTCGAGGAACTAGAAGCGGAAGCCAAAAAATAATATACGGGGGATAAGGGTTTGCCAAAACAAAAGCTTCGGGCGATTATTGCTGCCCTTGCCTTGTTGAACCTATTGACTATCATTATCTTTGTCATAAAACCATTAATCATTTCAAAATCCGTCATCGGGGAAGAAACGGCCGCAAAGGTTGGATCCAAGGATATTTCCCGGGACGCATGGATTAATGAGCTTGAAAAAAGATATGGGGAAGATGTACTTGAGGAAATGGTCGATAAAGAGGTCGTGAAACAGGCAGCTGAAAAATACAAAGTGAAAATTTCGGATGAAGAGCTTGATCGGGAACTTAAAATGATGAAAACGATGTATGGGACTGCCGGTCAGAACCTTAATAAAAGTAACGATCAACT
This window encodes:
- the hslO gene encoding Hsp33 family molecular chaperone HslO, with protein sequence MKDYLIKALGYEGQVRAYAVSTTDTVGEAQRRHYTWPTASAALGRAMTAGVMMGGMLKGEEKLTIKIEGGGPIGSILVDSNAKGEVRGYVTHPQTHFDLNEQGKLDVRKAVGTDGLLTVIKDIGLRDYFSGQVPLVSGELGEDFTYYFVTSEQVPSSVGVGVLVNPDNSILAAGGFIIQLMPGTSEDTISKIENRLSTITPVSKMIQSGMTPEEILTEILGEGNVNILEKMDVQFSCQCSRERIANALISLGQAEIRDIIETEGQAEAHCHFCNQTYQFSKEELEELEAEAKK
- a CDS encoding type III pantothenate kinase, with translation MIFVLDVGNTNTVLGVYDEDILKYHWRIETNRHKTEDEYGMVIKSLLQHEDLSFDQFDGIIISSVVPPIMFALERMCKKYFGIKPLIVGPGIKTGLNIKYENPREVGADRIVNAVAGIQEYGSPLIIVDFGTATTYCYINEDKQYMGGAIAPGINISTEALYSKAAKLPRIEISRPEGIIGKNTVSAMQSGILYGYVGQVEGIVNRIKAQSNLEPTVIATGGLATLIANESTVIDVVEPFLTLKGLQLIYKRNREQVKK